A genome region from Micromonospora peucetia includes the following:
- a CDS encoding DUF3040 domain-containing protein, which yields MPLSEHEQRLFEQIERSLAEDPKFASAVRASDPRFHARRRLLVAAGVMIAGLALLVYGAVIKTPPLAVAGFVVMLASAAFAVQSHRRAQSPDLHVVGGTTSRRRPRGRSGRRPSILDRIEDRWRQRPEGHR from the coding sequence GTGCCGCTCTCGGAGCACGAGCAGCGGCTGTTCGAGCAGATCGAGCGGTCGCTTGCCGAGGACCCCAAATTCGCCTCGGCCGTGCGCGCCAGCGATCCGCGCTTCCACGCGCGGCGTCGCCTGCTCGTCGCTGCCGGCGTGATGATCGCCGGGCTGGCCCTGTTGGTCTACGGCGCGGTGATCAAGACTCCGCCGCTGGCAGTGGCGGGTTTCGTCGTCATGCTGGCCTCGGCCGCGTTCGCGGTGCAGTCGCATCGCCGGGCGCAGTCACCGGACCTGCACGTCGTGGGCGGGACGACGAGTCGTCGTCGCCCCCGCGGACGCTCGGGTCGTCGGCCCTCGATCCTGGATCGGATCGAAGACCGGTGGCGGCAGCGCCCGGAGGGGCACCGCTGA